TGTAAGGCTCTTACAAGTTCAACCATCAAGAAGACTTGGCTTACTGCGACACAGCTTGAAACGACTACGACCGAGTCATTGAATCGATCTCCGCAAGGTTTGACCCGCGGGGCGAAGTCCAGGGGCGCGTACCGAGAACGCAAATAACACCCGCCCGGCTACCCAACAACAGAGGAGCAAGACGATCCCAATCCCGATTGCTTTCGACTCGCCTAGAACTCGTATCGAGAAAGAGGCCGGAACCCGTTTGGGCACAAAGCTCCTGGTAGCTGTCTATGGGGTTGACTAccgcctataaggttaagctttaggctgcgATCCTGAAAAGCTGTACGGCTGGGGAAAACCAAACCGCCCAAGGCTTTCAGCCATCTCCGGATCCCAGGATCTATCAGGGAGTTGTGGAAAGTTCTTGACAAGATTAATGTCTTCAAACAGTGGGAGTGCATATTGCCTTCCAAAAGCGCTCCTTAGAGGCCTATTTCCAGATCCCGATACCAAGGGTTCTGCGGTTGCCTGAATCATGTTTGTGAGAGTGTTATTTAGAGTTGGTAGACCTGACAGCTGATGCTTGCGTCACGCGCCTTACTCGCTGGGCTGGACCAAGGGACAAGAGACTGATGCAAGCTTGTGTTGGAAGAATGGTTGATAATTACACAAATATAATCACACCCTATAACATATTACGCATAGATGGGTGGAATTTCGCATGCTCGGGTGCACTGTACTTGTTCCTTTGCATTCGCCCGTCTTGACCTCCTAAGCCTGGCCCTTCAACCTCGCTTCAACACAGCCACCAGGAACGCCCGGCATACGCCAAGTCTTGACCAGTTCGAGTCCAGAGGCGTCAAACATCTTCTGGAAGCCTGCTTCAGTACGCTCCTTTCCTCCCATCGTCATAACAGCctgatcaagaacagcaGAGGCAAAATCAGCTTCTCCTACGCGAGGAGCGAGGACCATTTCGCAAACAAGGACTCGGGAATAAGGCTTCATGGCTTCGGCGAGACGAGTGAGGATTTGTGTTCCAACGGCGTCTGCGTAGTCGTGTAGTATCATGCGCATAAAGTAAGCTTTGGCTCCTAAATTCCGTATCAGTCTTGGTTCTTGTAAGTTGTGGGTTGGGAGGAGTAGCTTACCTTTTACAGGCTGCTCCGTCATAAAGTCATGCTCAACAAGTTGAACATCGTCCGGGAGGGTCTTTTTTGATTTCGCAAGTTGTATGACTTCCGGTCGTTCTTGAAGCACGCAATTCCGGGGTGATAGCTCAGGATGAGCTTCGAGGATCTTGTTAAGGACTGTGCCTTCACCACCGCCAACATCCACAAGCTCTATGGTGGCGTTGTCTGTATCTGGGAATTCGTTCTTGAGGGTGCTAAAGTCAAAGTGACCAGTAACAGGAATTGCGACATCGATGCCGGCCATGCCTGTCTGGAAAGTTTGGAATCTCTCGGGATTCTGCATCATGATGCTCCATACTGGCGTTCCTTCTTGCTTCCAATAAGCAGTGTACGGGTTATATAGGGGGTCTTGAGGCTCCTCGTATCTTCCTTTCGATACAAGATAGTCGTCAAAGTTGTGCATATGTTTGAACCATTCATCGTACCTGCGAGACGTTAGATAAGCCTCAACGCCACTCAGCGCTCAAACTTACATTGCCAGGAACAAGTGGCCCGGCGCAGGCTCATCGAGGATGTAAGCCAATGAAAATTTGGTGTGCTTATACTCGCCGCCATCGGGCTCTGTTTGGTCCAGGAATCCGGAAGCAACTGCAGTAGGATGTGAGACTATGCTGACCAACGCTCTTGGCAAGGGGACTGACCTAACACGCGCCCCATCCGCTCTAAGGCGATTGGAATTTCAGTCATGAGTCTACAAGGCAATAGTGACAAGGATCCCTACCTAGAAGCGAGTCTTGGACGCCAGTGGCTTGAGAGAGGTCTTGAAGGGATATGGACCCTGTGGCGGGAATGGCATTGAggaccttgagcttcataAATGTTCGGATAGCAACCAATTCGGCGATCTAAGAAATGCGTGAGCGGCTGAATGCCTTTTGACCATatatcaagaagctggagcgAAATCACGGCTTACATTGAGGCCGTGGTAGTTGGGCTTCTGATCTGGCGTGATGAGGGCATTTGTGAGTGACCTTGCTTTTTCGAGGATCTGGACCCTGGACATGTAACCGTTCAGATCTGTAGCATCGGAATAAGCCTTGGCGGCATcattgaggctgctgactAGATCATTGATCTCTTGTTTGCTCGGGAGTGCCATTGTCACGGATGCTTCTTGCAGATTTTTGTGTTTGATCTGTTGGCTCCAAGGTAGCACTGTAGCCAACAAAGCAAAGACATGAATGAGCTGAGGATAGAGGGGCAACCCTACACCCTGGTCATGACCAGTCCGAGAGGGGATCTAGGAGAGAGAAAATACGTACCTTGGAGCTGGCTAAGACACTTGCAGTGGAACCATCCAATCCTCGCCATACTCTCACAGGTTTAGCCTAACAAGATACCCGGCTCCCCTAAAAGGCTAGTGGCCGCGTCCCGTGCCAAAAACAggggttgaagatggtcCAACTCTTTTCACAttatgattgatgatggcatcttggCCATTTCTTCTCAGGATCTAACATATTTCGACAACGAGACCTCTGTGTCTATCAGTGCGAAGCATATCGACTCAGACGTCACTTCCGTGTCATCAAATCCCCAATGCTACCCCCgctccaagatcaacattcCCCAACCCGAGAGATCGGAGAGGGAGAAGCTAAAGCGGGCCACGTAACATCAGACCAGGCCCGAGACCCAGATcgtggagatcaagaagaacagggGCTAGTGGATAGACAGCCGtcgacatcaccaacacaagCTTCAAGCCGCATCGAGCCCGACATCTTTGACAGCGATGACCTCGAGGATGAGCTCTATCCAGAATCAACGAACACGAGCTATTTGACGTCAATTGCATCGGATATTCGGCGCGGCATTCAAGAAAACGGTCGAACTTACGGTGTCTATGGCCTGCACAAAGCTTGGATCCCTAGTGATGATCTCGAGGTAAACGAAATGCGCTATTCGTCTCAGAAAGCTCGAATACTAATTAGAGTTGACAGGTTGAGCGCAATGATCTCCAGCACTGCAAGTTCACGATGCTCATGGGCAACGAGCTTCACTTGGCCCCTATTGTCGATCATCCGCAAAAgatcctcgatcttggcacTGGATCAGGCATTTGGGCGATCGACATGGCCGAGCAATACCCTTCAGCCAAGGTCATTGGCGTCGACACAACTCCGGTTCAGCCAAACGTGATACCGCCCAACTTAGTTTTCGAGGTATGTCAGTCGACCTCGGTGGGCACGCCTTTGATTTTTACCGCAGTGATACAACACATTGAGCCATACTGATGTCTCCagattgacgatgttgaagatgactgGCTTTGGGGCGAAGGAACTTTCGATCTCATCCACGGACGAgaactcatcatggccattcGCAACTGGCCTCGTCTGATGGAGCAAGCTTTCAACCACCTCAAGCCCGGCGCTTACTTCCAGCTCTCTGGCTCAGTCCCCGACTTCAAGTCCGACGACGGCACACTGCCCCCTGATTCCGCTTACATCGAGATGGGCAAGATCTACTTCAAGATGTCGCAGCGCATCGGCTGTTCAGGCTGGGAACCGACTCGCTGGAAGGAGCACTTTGAGAATGCCGGCTTCGAGGATGTTGTAGAGCGCGTCCTCAAGATCCCTACGAATCCTTGGCCCAAGGACAAGCATCTGAAGGAAATTGGGGCGTTTGAGCTTTCGCATTTTCGAGATACCATCGGAAACGTGTTTGCTCGTGGGTACGAGCAGATCCTCAACGGCGATCCGAATTACTTCCAGGTACTGCTGGCCAAGGCTCGAAAGGAGGTACTGAACCCAAACATGCACAGTTGGGTGCCCTTGTAAGTGCTTGCTTTTGCCCCTGATTTGGAATGTAGTCAAGAGCTAACGAGTGTCTGTCAGCTACGTTGTGTATGGCCGGAAACCAAGATGCTCAGCTACAGATCAGCCACCACATCAGAAGTCCGCTTCTCCGGACGCATAGTTGACTGGCTGCGAGAGCTGTGTTGTACTAAACCAAAGCTGAGCAAGGGGTGTGCAACAGGACTTGCAATATCAGCGTGGCGGTATAATCCATGGCTCGATGAATGATCCCCAGCGTACGACTTTCTATTTCTGAAGCCTTATCATTTCTGGCTTCTAGGCATGTTGTAGTCTTGAATATCGAGCATCTGAGACTTTCATGGAGTCTCAAACTTACTGTCAATCTCAAAACCAAGCAATTTCTACCCAATCTCGCCAAGATGCAACATCATATTTCACAATATGACAACGAAACGAAAATTCTGCTCACGTCTTTGGGGCTGGTTGGACTAGTAATATGCTAAGAACAGAGATGGTAGATAGAAAAGATGATTTTGTGATAATTTCATGTTAAATTCACAGAAAGTAGTAGATTTCAACTCCAACGATAGGTCAGATTTGATTACTGTTAGAGCAATGTGGGCAACATGCCATTACAGGGGGGGGGGGATTAGGGACAGGAGTGTTGAAAAGTGACCACTGCCTGCCTGCACCTCCTAGCGAGGTCCGCTAGGGTGTTCGCCCGCACATCCATGGCTGTAGAGTTACTTGCCTACCATAAAGTACCTTAATGCTGCAGTAAGATAATTCAGAGCACGATGCTCACTCTCGGGATATAAACTTGGACCCAAGAACTTTCGGTGACAACTATTGAGTCTTGTATGATATCAAGCCATTGGGGCTGTGCAGTGCGCTACCATACCGGCTTTCCTTTGGCAGTCAAATGAGTCATTCTCCAGGTTTTCTTTTTGTGCATTGATGCTGTAGCAACTGGTCAGGAATTATGGCGTCATGTCAAAGTTGTGAGTTGCCAAGGCAGAAACATTTTTTGCAGTTGAGATCTGTGCCTGACAGTTCATATCACCATACGGAACTTGGAGCGTCACAACAGTGTCGTAGCACCACGAGAATCACTGCGAGCAGAAGGAACAGAAGAGTGGGAGAACACTTGATTTAGTTCTCAAGTAAGTTTGATTAATGCATATTCCTCCACGATCGTATCGTAAGAACAGGTTCCCTGGGCGAGGACCAGATGGCTGGATGCTACACAGCTACTCCTAGGTACACCATCAAACAGCGTAGAAGGCtttggaaagaaaagaatctgGTTTTGAATGAATCAGCAAAATACCCCTTAATGAGAGGGCAAACAAGGAGAGTGTCTTACTGTTGTTGGCACTCGAGTCACGCTCAAGGCAAAGTTCAAAAAAAGGCATTCGCCATCCCGGGTAACATGAGCGTAAGAGAGTCAATAGAAAGGACAACGCGTTCACAATTCAGTCGGCGCAAAGAGAAACCGAAGGCTGTGGCTCTCGGGATAGTGTTTGGCGACATCGTTGCTCAGGGGGCGTCGGCTGTGATTTCAAAGTCAGCCAAGCTTTGCATAACAGGCCAAGTTTAAATACTCACCGAAGATTCTCACCACATGAGATCGAGCTGGAACCCGCCATCCACTCGGCGGACGTTGACTCCACGCTGGCGATCTGGGTTGGGAATCCGGTGGATGGTGAGGCCGTAGCGAAGGGCGAGGAAAAGGAGGAGCCACAGGGAAAGCTCGCCGAACCACTCAGCACCCGGCATGTTGTGGGTATAAGCGTCCCAGAACATGTCGAAGTGATTTTGCAGTTTGTTGGGAAAGAAAGTAGATATCGTGTCGTGTTGGAGTGTCTTGGGGGCAGCGACAAGTACTGGTGTTAGTTGCTGAGGGGAAATTTGCGGGCGGCCCTAGCAGGAGGTACTAAATTTTTGTAGCCCACTTTGGTCATGCAGCTGTGCCTCCCGCctctgagctgagctgacatgggctgggctgggctgcatCACTGCTATTGAGTCACTCGGCTCTCGACTcatctcctctccctctctctctctaacCCACCATCAAAACAATCACTCAAAACAACATCTTTCGGGGGGTGATAAACAATCATTTCCTCTTTATTATATGcgcaaacaacaacaacatcatcatcctctcttctttccaacTCGTATAAATCACCGATAACAAAGAAGAACATCCTGCTTCGTCGGGCTCGTTGCTCCTTGCGCTCACCAAGCACGCGTCAAGGTGATCTTCTGCAAACTCATCCTTGTTTttgccttctcctcttcatctttgaacATCACAAAATTCCTCTGCAATCCTCCTTTGTTCCCATATTCCAAACGTTTACTCCCCTGCTCTTCTCGTTTCCTTATCACAAAGAGACACTCCGCTGCAATACAGCAATCATGGGTGGCAAGGCCTTCGCTCACGCGAGTCCTCCTCTGGAGACACCTCGAATGTCTCACGCGGCATATCTTGAGGCCAAAAACACAGTCATTCGACGGCTAAGTAAGAAATTCCACTGGATTAATGTTCCGATGGAAGGTCCCGGAAAGCAAGACTACGGCGACGTCGATGTCCTCGTCTGCGAAATGAACGGAATCGATATCCTCAAGGAGAGTGTCCTCGATGCCATCTCTGACGCCCTCGGCGCTGAATCCAGAATCATTGCAGGTGGCGCCAGTCACTTCGCTGCTCACTTCGCTATCCCATGGCCTGAGCATATTCCTGTCCCCCAGGCAAAGGGGAAGGCAACTCTTCTTCCACCGGTTGTGCCAATCACTCCTCCGTCACCTCCGGGCCCTTCTGCTCGTTCTTCTATTACCATCACTCCTGGAACCCCGTTCAAGCCTTCTGGCGATGCTCCTACGGTTCCTACTATCAGAACCACTAATCGAAAACCTCCCCTTGATTCAACTTTGCCTTCTCCCTTCGGTCCACACCCTAACCCCCTTGGTTCAAACCCTGCTCTCTACATCAAAGAAGCTTCTAGTCCGGACGCAGAGCTAAATGCCGCGGAGGACTCAAAATCAAACGAACAAACCGTAAGTCGATGCCCACTTGCATATCCATGAGTGAGGCTTACACTATGTTTTAGGACACTACAGCTGCAGGCTCACAGATCAAACCCTCCAACGATTCTGATGGCGTTAGTATCACCTCTTCAGAGTGTAGTCAAGCATCCGCTGCAACGGCTCCTGTGACTGGCAAATGGGGAACTATCTCTTATCTCAAGAGAAAAATGAAAACCGGCGACTCGTCTTCTCGTAAggacctcttcctcctcgaaTAACGTGTTCTTGCTGATCAAACTGCTAACATGAATAGGTTCCTTTTCATTGTCTACAATGTTCAAGCGTGGCAAGTCACGCCGAGATTCTGTTGCATCAAACTCTACCCGCGGAACTCTTGAAAAGGTATTATCATGCAAGTACTTAACCATGTTCGCTATTTTCTAACGATAAACTTAGATCAACAGTTCTTCTTCAGAGCCTGGTGCTGCCCTTCCAGCTGTCACTGGAACTGGACCTTTCAGAATCAAGAGAAGAACTGTCCCAAAGTCGATCCTGACTGATAACCCTTTTGTTCCCCTCCCTACAGTCCCTGTGCACGAGAACCAAGTCCAAGATTCTTCTCGTATCTTCATCCAGGTTGACGTCAGATACTGTCTTTCCAGAAAGCAAGCTAAGTACTTGCGCTTCTTCGAGTCGCACGGCGACTTTTGGCAGATCCTCGGGCCCATCATTCGTCCCTATGGTCTTACCGTGGATGACAAAGGTCTTCACATCCGGGTGCCAGAAGGAGAACAGATCAACCGTAAGAAAGCTAAGATCCTACTTACCAGCAAGCCTGATGACATCCTGCTATTCCTTGGACTCCCAGTTGCTGAATACTGGCGTCCCTTTGCCACCACTGACGCGATGTTCGAGTACATCACCAAATGTCCCATGTTCTCTTTGCCTCGCAGCAGCACCTTAGAGGGAGATATGAGCCTCGGCACTTCTAATGATCGTCGTCGTATGGCTTCGCGTCCTGTCTATCGAGAATGGGTTCAGGAGTTCAAGCCTCGCCTCCGAGAGAAGGGGCTGTATTACGAGAACCCCTTGACCCGTGACGACATCAGGGATAAGGCGTTCAATACTTTCAAGATAGAATCTGAGTACCACGCCCGAGTCCGATCATTCATCCGGGACTCACAAAGAGACGAGCTCAGGAAGTACATCAGGTCGATCGTCCCCCAGGCAGAAGACAACTCCACCCAGGCCAAACAAAGACGATCCAAGACAATTAAGGCCATGCTTGCCATCgtccttgatggcctcgaTGCTTCCGAGTTCGGAATCGCCGCTCCGTCCAACCTCCTCCGGGGGAACGGGACGTGGGACATGCCACGCACCAAAGATTGGATCCGCACCAAGGTGCACTTCATCGGCCGCTATGCCAACATGAGCGCGGCAGAAaaggagaagttgagggcaGAATCAACGAAGAGGAAGGAAGAGCGCGGCTAGGGTCGTCGCCGCCTAACCATCAACGATGTCCCCGAGGACCAAACCGCGGAGCCTGAGCCACTCCCCGGCCAGCTCCCCCTGAGGCTGGCTCAACTCAACCTCGGCGCCAGCCAGTAGGCTGGCTTGCCAACCATCCTCCAACCAAAATTTTGTTCTTGTTTTCAAAGGTATGTTTAGCTTATCTAGATTGATATTTTCACGGAACTAACCATTCATAGTTCTATTTCACAATTTCCAACGGTAGTCGATCGACTACATACGCGACGCACGTAATCTAGTTTTTTTCTTGGGGCAGTCGCGGTCAGGCTGTTTCTTTTCCGGGTGGGAGGGAGGGCCTATATAGGCGGAAAATTGTATATACCATTTGCTACAATCGGAGTTTTTTTTGGTACCATTATCAACTGTCCCCCAAAACGCACTTCTGTGATTTGTGTAATCTGTAAATCTGCTGTCTTATGAAGTCCTTTGCACTGTTGCAGTCTTTGTACGCCTATGTGCTATTCTGCATGTAATGCGTGTCACCAAATTGTCTGACAGCAGGTTAGTTTGATATCTGTTACTTTGTTGACAGCCTGGCTTCACAGGGGGCACGGATTTCGTTTTAAGTAGGTTACAGTGGGTGCCTGGGTAGTGATATGTTCTTTGTATTTGTGAGGTGCAGAGTTCAGATAAAGCATATGACCTCATCACGCTTCTCCCAGCTGGAACACTCCCCATTATCTCCCCAGCACCAGCAGTAGACGCCCCTGAAATTGTTACGCTAGGGTCGCTGGGCTACAAGGTACTCTTCATTATGTTTCCAAATTAGTTCCCATCATGTTGCTGTGATATTACGCGAGGGCTGGGGCCCCTTTTCCCACAGGTTCAGTACCCAAAATCTAACGCCGAAGCGCGAGCTAGACGGGTAAACCTTTCCCGACTTCCTTCTAGCAAGTCGTCCCCAAACACAGTTTTCTTCCTTCCCACTCCCCTCCCATCTTCACTCTCACTTCCTCTCCACCTCACAACTTTGAGCCCACGACTTTTCCCTGGTTATCTGTACTGGCCTTTACGTCTTTACCGACGGGATATTTGGGAGTATTCTCCTCTGCGTTGTTGGGCCGCACCGTCCTTCTATCCGCACGGTCGGTTCTCTTCCAAGCCCTATTCAAGCCCAGGGTGGTCCTCTGTTACCCTGCTCTCTTGACACTTGAAATCTACAAACCATCAATACGCCCAGAACACTTCTCCTTTGAGATCTACAGAAACGGCCTTCACATGGGTAAGTTGCTCCCACtctttctccatcatcacctcACGTAGAAATCACAACTCGCTGACTATCTCGTGTCCTTCACAGCCGTGGCATTGGCCACTTCCACGTTAAGCCCACGATAAGATTTTCTCCTACGCACAACATCACTCTAGCTGCTGATTCTCCTCCAAAGGTATGTTCGCTTGCTTATTCTCCTCCATTTCCGTCTGCCTATTACGAGCATATCGTGTTCCTATGTTCTTCCTCTCGAGAGCAAACGTCACAAAGCCTCACCTGCACCTCAGTTCCCTGTCTTTCACTCCTGCAGCTGGTCTACCGAAGTACCTTGAATACCGCTGGAGTGGAGGATGCCAGTTCCATGCCTTTCAAATCTTGCCACACCTTGAAACCCATATCCCTTTCTTGCAAATATCCGGCTACCTAAGTGTGGCGGCTTCTTAGCAGAGTCTGCTCTACTTCACTTTGTCTCCCGATCTTATTTTCAATCCTGAACTCGCCAAGCTAACCTTCTTTAATTCCAGAACTCTCCCACTTTTCTGGATCCCAAGTTGGGAATTCGAAGAGGAAATGCCCCGTCGTTGGTTTTCCGATCGGCTCCATGATGCCTGGGGACGAGTGGCTGGTCGCCGTGGCCGGCAAAGGGACCAAGAAAGCCAAAGCTCTCAACATTATGCGGAAATAGTGGCTGCTCCTGATGAGAGCCTGGATAGGGCCaaccacctccacctccgTCGAGGTGCCTCTCTTCCAGATCTCCTAGCCCGTGCCGCCCTGGGCCATATTCCCCCACCGCTTCCTCTTG
This genomic stretch from Fusarium fujikuroi IMI 58289 draft genome, chromosome FFUJ_chr09 harbors:
- a CDS encoding related to O-methyltransferase B, giving the protein MALPSKQEINDLVSSLNDAAKAYSDATDLNGYMSRVQILEKARSLTNALITPDQKPNYHGLNIAELVAIRTFMKLKVLNAIPATGSISLQDLSQATGVQDSLLERMGRVLVASGFLDQTEPDGGEYKHTKFSLAYILDEPAPGHLFLAMYDEWFKHMHNFDDYLVSKGRYEEPQDPLYNPYTAYWKQEGTPVWSIMMQNPERFQTFQTGMAGIDVAIPVTGHFDFSTLKNEFPDTDNATIELVDVGGGEGTVLNKILEAHPELSPRNCVLQERPEVIQLAKSKKTLPDDVQLVEHDFMTEQPVKGAKAYFMRMILHDYADAVGTQILTRLAEAMKPYSRVLVCEMVLAPRVGEADFASAVLDQAVMTMGGKERTEAGFQKMFDASGLELVKTWRMPGVPGGCVEARLKGQA
- a CDS encoding related to methyltransferase, with protein sequence MLPPLQDQHSPTREIGEGEAKAGHVTSDQARDPDRGDQEEQGLVDRQPSTSPTQASSRIEPDIFDSDDLEDELYPESTNTSYLTSIASDIRRGIQENGRTYGVYGLHKAWIPSDDLEVERNDLQHCKFTMLMGNELHLAPIVDHPQKILDLGTGSGIWAIDMAEQYPSAKVIGVDTTPVQPNVIPPNLVFEIDDVEDDWLWGEGTFDLIHGRELIMAIRNWPRLMEQAFNHLKPGAYFQLSGSVPDFKSDDGTLPPDSAYIEMGKIYFKMSQRIGCSGWEPTRWKEHFENAGFEDVVERVLKIPTNPWPKDKHLKEIGAFELSHFRDTIGNVFARGYEQILNGDPNYFQVLLAKARKEVLNPNMHSWVPFYVVYGRKPRCSATDQPPHQKSASPDA